One genomic window of Halorubrum hochsteinianum includes the following:
- a CDS encoding stage II sporulation protein M produces the protein MDLSAAVTATTATLRRRPADLLPFYLLGTAVPVIARLGTFAALAGIFAYLEVTGRLAAARDALAGVEPPPETQDPEALQAWAEGLAPAFEPLVTPTVGALFAAGVLVTVLLAIFSYAVVSAGQLSAVIASLRDERGLVGGIAGARSRWLTFLGLYVAELLLWAGVIGLGSVAVGAAFLANPLLGAAVAVGALLAGFVALALVRILFAFAPVAVVVDDAGVVGAVEGAGGFVRSNPVDAAAYLVVAVGTLVAVASVASGVAFLGGGPVVALASAVVVAPALDLLKTVLYGDHRGTVDPVSPPEVGIRTQFVGGLRRGWRELTAFVRSTPGHHALAVAVAVGFGAVGWLAADPFVGMVPTSIETRIAGQIPPVAALTYFGNNWGVAIATGFSGVGLAVPALSSLAFNGVALGATAALEENIPALVAFVVPHGIFEIPALVVSGALGVHLGVVSWRTFRGRASRERFADALETAFWVTVGLGILLAVAGLIEGFVSPYYWRPFL, from the coding sequence ATGGACCTCTCCGCCGCCGTCACGGCAACGACAGCGACCCTCCGCCGACGCCCCGCCGACCTCCTCCCCTTCTACCTCCTCGGGACCGCCGTCCCCGTGATCGCCCGTCTCGGCACGTTCGCCGCGCTCGCGGGCATCTTCGCGTACCTCGAGGTCACCGGGCGGCTCGCGGCGGCCCGCGACGCGCTGGCCGGCGTCGAACCGCCGCCGGAGACGCAGGATCCGGAGGCGCTTCAGGCGTGGGCCGAGGGGCTGGCCCCCGCGTTCGAGCCGCTGGTGACGCCGACCGTCGGAGCCCTCTTCGCCGCCGGCGTGCTCGTCACGGTCCTCCTCGCGATTTTCTCGTACGCGGTCGTCTCGGCGGGTCAGCTCTCCGCCGTGATCGCCAGCCTCCGCGACGAGCGAGGACTCGTCGGGGGGATCGCGGGCGCGCGGTCCCGCTGGCTCACGTTCCTCGGCCTGTACGTCGCCGAACTGCTCCTGTGGGCCGGGGTGATCGGGCTCGGGTCGGTCGCGGTCGGCGCGGCGTTCCTCGCGAACCCGCTCCTCGGGGCGGCGGTGGCGGTCGGCGCGCTGCTCGCCGGCTTCGTCGCGCTCGCGCTCGTCCGCATCCTCTTCGCGTTCGCGCCCGTCGCCGTCGTCGTCGACGACGCAGGCGTGGTCGGGGCGGTCGAGGGCGCGGGCGGCTTCGTGCGGTCGAACCCGGTCGACGCCGCCGCGTACCTCGTCGTCGCGGTCGGCACGCTGGTCGCCGTCGCGTCGGTCGCCTCCGGGGTCGCGTTCCTCGGCGGCGGTCCCGTCGTCGCGCTCGCCAGCGCGGTCGTCGTCGCGCCCGCGCTCGACCTGCTGAAGACCGTCCTCTACGGCGACCACCGCGGGACGGTCGACCCCGTCTCGCCGCCCGAAGTCGGCATCCGCACGCAGTTCGTCGGCGGACTCCGCCGCGGGTGGCGCGAACTGACCGCCTTCGTCCGGTCGACGCCGGGCCACCACGCGCTCGCGGTCGCGGTCGCGGTCGGCTTCGGCGCGGTCGGCTGGCTGGCCGCCGACCCGTTCGTCGGGATGGTCCCGACCTCGATCGAGACGCGGATCGCCGGACAGATCCCGCCCGTGGCGGCGCTGACGTACTTCGGCAACAACTGGGGGGTCGCGATCGCCACCGGCTTCTCCGGGGTCGGGCTCGCCGTCCCCGCGCTGTCGTCGCTCGCGTTCAACGGCGTCGCGCTCGGGGCCACCGCCGCCTTAGAGGAGAACATCCCGGCGCTCGTCGCGTTCGTGGTCCCTCACGGGATCTTCGAGATCCCCGCGCTCGTCGTCTCGGGGGCGCTCGGCGTCCACCTCGGCGTCGTCTCGTGGCGGACGTTCCGGGGCCGCGCGAGCCGCGAGCGGTTCGCCGACGCCTTGGAGACCGCTTTCTGGGTGACGGTCGGCCTCGGGATACTCCTCGCCGTCGCCGGCCTGATCGAGGGGTTCGTCAGCCCGTACTACTGGCGGCCGTTCCTGTGA
- a CDS encoding PLD nuclease N-terminal domain-containing protein codes for MQPLVAAILVGVPLAWLVGFAAYAYVDAPKHGMNPRKWAVIAFVVPLFGFLAYVFERDEQGYDPETDPYAEGSEERTGGFAVHESRQGEKRLGPAGTEAEGDEDDEWNDPDGVDL; via the coding sequence ATGCAGCCCCTCGTCGCCGCCATCCTCGTCGGCGTCCCGCTCGCGTGGCTCGTCGGCTTCGCGGCCTACGCCTACGTCGACGCCCCGAAACACGGAATGAACCCGCGCAAGTGGGCGGTCATCGCCTTCGTCGTCCCGCTGTTCGGCTTCCTCGCGTACGTCTTCGAGCGCGACGAACAGGGGTACGACCCCGAGACCGACCCGTACGCCGAGGGGAGCGAGGAGCGGACCGGCGGGTTCGCCGTCCACGAGTCCCGGCAGGGCGAGAAGCGCCTCGGGCCGGCCGGAACAGAGGCCGAGGGGGACGAGGACGACGAGTGGAACGACCCGGACGGCGTCGACCTCTGA
- a CDS encoding DUF6276 family protein — MPCPHCESAVVAFAVPAALREHAPADAAAICTRRLRVVPASEAGVDGDPTADPDLSAVDPAFPSGEAGIALALCCGKLESFALNRESIEALIGHAERAGADVFAFLGRLDAADAAFDLDRRRAALIDAL; from the coding sequence GTGCCCTGTCCTCACTGCGAGAGCGCCGTCGTCGCGTTCGCGGTGCCGGCGGCGCTCCGCGAGCACGCGCCCGCGGACGCGGCCGCGATCTGTACCCGGCGTCTGCGCGTCGTCCCCGCGAGCGAGGCGGGCGTCGACGGCGACCCGACCGCCGACCCGGACCTCTCCGCGGTCGATCCGGCGTTTCCCTCTGGCGAGGCGGGGATCGCCTTGGCGCTCTGTTGTGGCAAACTGGAGTCGTTCGCGCTGAACCGCGAATCGATCGAGGCGCTGATCGGTCACGCCGAGCGGGCGGGCGCTGACGTCTTCGCGTTCCTCGGCCGCCTCGACGCGGCCGACGCCGCGTTCGACCTCGACCGCCGCCGCGCGGCGCTGATCGACGCGCTCTGA
- a CDS encoding V-type ATP synthase subunit D, whose protein sequence is MAEDVKPTRKNLMAIEDRIELSERGHDTLEQKRDGLIMEFMDILDQAQDVRSEVSENYETAQRKIDMARAMEGDVAVRGAAAALKEHPEITTQSKNIMGVVVPQIESSKVQKSLDERGYGLLGSSARIDEAADAYEQLLESIILAAEVETAMKKMLTEIETTKRRVNALEFTLLPGLYENQEYIEQKLEEQEREEIFRMKKIKDKKEEEEAAEAAEAAAEAAAAETEEPEPAD, encoded by the coding sequence ATGGCCGAGGACGTCAAACCGACGCGCAAGAACCTGATGGCGATCGAGGACCGCATCGAGCTCTCCGAGCGCGGTCACGACACGCTCGAACAGAAGCGTGACGGGCTCATCATGGAGTTCATGGACATCCTCGACCAGGCGCAGGACGTCCGGTCGGAGGTCTCCGAGAACTACGAGACGGCCCAGCGCAAGATCGACATGGCCCGGGCGATGGAGGGCGACGTGGCCGTCCGCGGCGCGGCCGCGGCGCTGAAAGAGCACCCGGAGATCACGACCCAGTCGAAGAACATCATGGGCGTCGTCGTCCCGCAGATCGAGTCCTCGAAGGTCCAGAAGAGCCTCGACGAGCGGGGGTACGGCTTGCTCGGCTCCTCGGCGCGGATCGACGAGGCGGCCGACGCCTACGAGCAGCTACTTGAGTCGATCATCCTCGCCGCGGAGGTCGAGACGGCGATGAAGAAGATGCTCACGGAGATCGAGACCACGAAGCGCCGCGTGAACGCCCTGGAGTTCACGCTGCTCCCCGGCCTGTACGAGAACCAGGAGTACATCGAGCAGAAGCTCGAAGAGCAGGAGCGCGAGGAGATCTTCCGCATGAAGAAGATCAAGGACAAAAAGGAGGAAGAGGAGGCCGCCGAAGCGGCCGAGGCGGCCGCGGAGGCGGCGGCCGCGGAGACCGAAGAGCCCGAACCCGCCGACTGA
- a CDS encoding V-type ATP synthase subunit B: MKEYQTITEISGPLVYAEVDEAIGYDEIVEIETAQGETLRGQVLESSEDVVAIQVFEGTSGIDRDASVRFLGETMKMPVTEDLLGRVLDGSGRPIDDGPEIVPEDRQDIVGAAINPYSREYPEEFIETGVSAIDGMNTLVRGQKLPIFSSSGQPHSELAMQIARQASVPEEEEGDEDEDGSEFAVIFGAMGITQEEANEFMEDFERTGALERSVVFMNLADDPAVERTVTPRMVLTTAEYLAFEKDYHVLVILTDMTNYCEALREIGAAREEVPGRRGYPGYMYTDLAQLYERAGRIKGREGSVTQIPILTMPGDDDTHPIPDLTGYITEGQIYVDPDLNSQGLQPPINVLPSLSRLMDDGIGEGLTRKDHADVKDQMFAAYAEGEDLRDLVNIVGREALSELDNKYLDFADAFESEFIDQGFDQNRDIEETLSIGWDLLSMLPKDALNRIDEEFIEEYYREDDAEREVVEAAD, encoded by the coding sequence ATGAAAGAGTACCAAACCATCACCGAGATCAGCGGTCCCCTCGTGTACGCCGAGGTCGACGAGGCGATCGGCTACGACGAGATCGTCGAGATCGAGACGGCACAGGGCGAGACGCTGCGCGGACAGGTGCTCGAATCCTCGGAAGACGTGGTCGCGATCCAGGTCTTCGAGGGGACGAGCGGTATCGACAGGGACGCGTCCGTCCGCTTCCTCGGCGAGACGATGAAGATGCCCGTCACCGAGGATCTCCTCGGGCGGGTGCTCGACGGCTCCGGCCGACCGATCGACGACGGCCCGGAGATCGTCCCCGAGGACCGACAGGACATCGTCGGCGCGGCGATCAACCCGTACTCCCGGGAGTACCCCGAGGAGTTCATCGAGACGGGCGTCTCCGCCATCGACGGCATGAACACTCTCGTCCGCGGACAGAAGCTCCCGATCTTCTCCAGCTCCGGCCAGCCGCACAGCGAACTGGCGATGCAGATCGCGCGGCAGGCCAGCGTGCCCGAAGAGGAGGAGGGCGACGAGGACGAGGACGGCTCCGAGTTCGCAGTCATCTTCGGCGCGATGGGGATCACCCAGGAGGAGGCCAACGAGTTCATGGAGGACTTCGAGCGCACCGGCGCGCTCGAACGCTCCGTCGTCTTCATGAACCTCGCGGACGACCCCGCCGTCGAGCGGACGGTCACGCCGCGGATGGTCCTGACGACGGCCGAGTACCTCGCCTTCGAGAAGGACTACCACGTCCTCGTCATCCTGACGGACATGACCAACTACTGCGAGGCGCTCCGCGAGATCGGCGCGGCCCGCGAGGAGGTGCCCGGACGCCGCGGGTACCCCGGGTACATGTACACCGACCTGGCGCAGCTGTACGAGCGCGCGGGCCGGATCAAGGGCCGCGAGGGCTCCGTCACGCAGATCCCGATCCTCACGATGCCGGGCGACGACGACACCCACCCGATCCCGGACCTGACCGGGTACATCACGGAGGGCCAGATCTACGTCGACCCCGACCTCAACAGTCAGGGCCTCCAGCCCCCGATCAACGTCCTCCCCAGCCTGTCGCGGCTGATGGACGACGGGATCGGCGAGGGGCTCACCCGCAAGGACCACGCCGACGTGAAAGACCAGATGTTCGCGGCGTACGCGGAGGGCGAGGACCTGCGCGACCTCGTGAACATCGTCGGCCGCGAGGCGCTCTCCGAGCTCGACAACAAGTACCTCGACTTCGCGGACGCGTTCGAGTCGGAGTTCATCGACCAGGGCTTCGACCAGAACCGCGACATCGAGGAGACGCTCTCGATCGGCTGGGACCTCCTCTCGATGCTCCCGAAGGACGCCCTCAACCGGATCGACGAGGAGTTCATCGAGGAGTACTACCGCGAGGACGACGCCGAGCGCGAAGTCGTCGAAGCGGCCGACTGA